Proteins encoded by one window of Synechococcus sp. WH 7805:
- a CDS encoding cyclic nucleotide-binding domain-containing protein → MPDQPKAASMPGTAPPPRMESENRQLSLMRDRLRMLLGTHLATLNHQTLVAAVGDVVIKQDAPAERVLLVRTGELQVERCEAGGTPQVIARIGPDELVGEMALIGDQHHSATVTVSRGPAEILVVQSNDLLQAAIYDSDLVMELLALSSSRCRQTNRHLTLILEALEALDQQHSSALERCCNELERGCNPALFSAARRLKGLAKASETP, encoded by the coding sequence ATGCCTGATCAGCCAAAAGCGGCCAGCATGCCGGGAACGGCTCCACCGCCACGCATGGAGAGCGAGAACCGACAGCTCAGCCTGATGCGTGATCGTCTGCGGATGCTTCTTGGCACCCATCTCGCCACGCTCAACCATCAAACGCTCGTGGCAGCGGTGGGCGATGTGGTGATCAAACAGGACGCTCCGGCCGAACGGGTGCTGCTGGTGCGAACCGGGGAATTGCAAGTTGAGCGCTGCGAAGCAGGTGGCACGCCTCAGGTGATCGCACGCATCGGTCCCGATGAGTTGGTGGGTGAAATGGCGTTGATCGGCGATCAACACCACAGCGCGACCGTCACGGTGAGTCGCGGTCCGGCCGAGATCCTGGTGGTGCAGTCAAATGATCTGCTGCAGGCTGCGATCTACGACAGTGACCTGGTCATGGAACTGCTGGCCCTAAGCAGCAGCCGCTGCCGTCAAACAAACAGGCACCTGACCTTGATCCTGGAAGCTCTGGAGGCTTTGGATCAACAGCATTCCTCCGCCCTGGAACGCTGCTGCAATGAACTAGAGCGCGGCTGTAATCCAGCCCTCTTCAGCGCAGCACGACGGTTGAAAGGACTAGCGAAGGCATCGGAAACGCCGTGA
- the alaS gene encoding alanine--tRNA ligase encodes MAVARPSRTDAARPRTGAEIREAFLSFFEQRGHRRMPSASLVPEDPTVLLTIAGMLPFKPIFLGQQERPAPCATTSQKCIRTNDIENVGRTARHHTFFEMLGNFSFGDYFKQQAIEWAWELSTEVFGLDPKNLVVSVFREDDEAEQIWRDVVGVNPKRIIRMDEEDNFWASGPTGPCGPCSEIYYDFKPELGDEGIDLEDDDRFIEFYNLVFMQSNRDAQGVLTPLANRNIDTGMGLERMAQILQKVPNNYETDLIFPLIQAAADRAGVDYYQLDEKGKTSLKVIGDHSRAVTQLISDGVTASNLGRGYILRRLLRRVVRHGRLLGIDKPFLQAMGEASIALMQSAHPQLIERREVILAELQREEARFLETLERGEKLLADVLAAKPKQISGEQAFELYDTYGFPLELTQEIAEEHGLAVDLAGFETAMEQQRQRAKAAAVSIDLTLQDAIDQVAAGLQDTEFRGYEQLEQSSSIQALVVNGEPAQSASAGDAVQVVLDVTPFYGEGGGQIGDCGTLVADGQAGDGLIVMVESVSRNRSVFVHSGRVERGALSVGDVVHGRVDRACRRRAQANHTATHLLQAALKQVVDPGIGQAGSLVSFDRLRFDFHCPRAVTTEELGRIESLINGWIADAHALEVQEMAIEQAKAAGAVAMFGEKYADVVRVVDVPGVSMELCGGTHVRNTAEIGLFKIVSESGVAAGIRRIEAVAGAAVLPYLNERDAVVKQLGERFKAQPGEIIERVSALQDELKATGKALAAAQAELAVAKSAALAAQAVAVGNFQLLVERLDGVDGSGLQGAAQSLVDQLGDGGAVVIGGLPDPADQGKVILVAAFGKDVIAAKLQAGKFIGGIAKLCGGGGGGRPNLAQAGGRDGASLDAALTAARAELESVFRNC; translated from the coding sequence ATGGCTGTTGCACGACCGTCGCGAACCGATGCAGCGCGTCCCCGTACGGGTGCGGAGATCCGAGAAGCGTTTCTGTCTTTTTTTGAGCAGCGCGGTCATCGGCGGATGCCCAGCGCTTCGTTGGTGCCTGAGGACCCCACGGTGCTGCTCACGATCGCGGGGATGCTGCCGTTCAAACCGATCTTCCTCGGCCAGCAGGAACGTCCAGCGCCCTGTGCCACCACCTCCCAGAAGTGCATCCGCACCAACGACATCGAGAACGTGGGGCGCACCGCTCGTCACCACACATTTTTCGAGATGCTTGGCAACTTCTCGTTTGGGGATTACTTCAAGCAGCAGGCGATTGAATGGGCTTGGGAGCTGAGCACCGAGGTGTTCGGTCTTGATCCCAAAAATCTCGTGGTGAGCGTCTTCCGAGAAGACGATGAAGCGGAGCAGATCTGGCGCGATGTGGTGGGTGTGAACCCCAAGCGGATCATCCGCATGGATGAGGAAGACAACTTCTGGGCCTCCGGTCCCACCGGACCGTGTGGGCCCTGTTCGGAGATCTACTACGACTTCAAGCCGGAACTTGGTGATGAGGGCATCGATCTCGAGGATGACGACCGCTTCATCGAGTTCTACAACCTGGTGTTCATGCAGTCGAACCGCGATGCGCAGGGGGTACTTACGCCGCTGGCCAACCGCAACATCGACACCGGCATGGGCCTGGAGCGCATGGCGCAGATCCTTCAGAAGGTTCCCAACAATTACGAAACCGATCTGATCTTCCCGTTGATTCAGGCTGCGGCTGATCGGGCCGGTGTGGACTACTACCAGCTCGACGAGAAGGGCAAAACCTCGCTCAAGGTGATCGGTGATCACAGCCGTGCGGTCACCCAGCTGATCAGCGATGGCGTCACCGCAAGCAACCTGGGCCGCGGCTACATCCTGCGGCGCCTGCTGCGCCGGGTGGTGCGCCATGGCCGGCTGCTTGGCATCGACAAGCCCTTTCTCCAGGCCATGGGTGAGGCATCGATTGCCCTGATGCAATCCGCCCACCCGCAGCTGATCGAGCGTCGTGAGGTGATCCTGGCGGAACTGCAACGGGAAGAAGCCCGTTTCCTGGAGACGCTGGAGCGTGGCGAAAAGTTGCTTGCGGATGTGCTGGCTGCCAAGCCGAAGCAGATCAGTGGTGAGCAGGCCTTTGAGCTCTACGACACCTATGGCTTCCCCCTTGAGCTCACCCAGGAAATCGCTGAAGAGCATGGCCTGGCGGTGGACCTCGCCGGCTTTGAGACGGCAATGGAGCAACAGCGCCAGCGTGCGAAAGCCGCCGCGGTGAGCATTGATCTCACCCTGCAAGATGCGATCGATCAGGTGGCTGCAGGACTGCAAGACACCGAATTCCGGGGCTACGAGCAGCTGGAACAGAGCAGCAGCATTCAGGCCCTGGTGGTGAACGGTGAGCCGGCCCAAAGCGCTTCAGCAGGCGATGCCGTTCAGGTGGTGCTGGATGTCACGCCGTTCTACGGCGAGGGTGGTGGCCAGATCGGTGATTGCGGCACCCTGGTGGCGGATGGCCAGGCCGGTGATGGCCTGATCGTGATGGTCGAGTCCGTGAGCCGCAATCGCAGTGTGTTTGTGCACAGCGGTCGTGTGGAGCGCGGTGCGCTGTCGGTGGGCGATGTGGTGCATGGCCGGGTGGATCGTGCCTGCCGTCGTCGTGCCCAGGCCAACCACACTGCCACGCACCTGCTCCAGGCTGCTTTGAAGCAGGTTGTTGATCCCGGCATCGGTCAGGCCGGCTCTCTCGTGAGTTTTGATCGCCTGCGTTTCGATTTCCATTGTCCTCGGGCGGTCACCACTGAAGAGTTGGGACGGATTGAGAGCCTTATTAATGGATGGATCGCCGATGCCCACGCGCTTGAGGTGCAGGAGATGGCGATCGAGCAAGCCAAAGCCGCCGGAGCGGTGGCGATGTTCGGTGAGAAATACGCCGATGTGGTGCGCGTCGTTGATGTGCCCGGGGTGTCGATGGAGCTCTGTGGTGGCACCCATGTGCGCAACACCGCTGAGATCGGTCTGTTCAAAATCGTGAGTGAAAGCGGGGTCGCCGCTGGAATTCGCCGGATTGAAGCTGTGGCAGGAGCAGCGGTGCTCCCTTATCTCAACGAGCGGGATGCGGTGGTGAAGCAGCTCGGTGAGCGCTTCAAAGCCCAACCCGGCGAGATCATCGAACGGGTATCGGCTTTGCAGGACGAGCTCAAGGCCACCGGCAAGGCCCTGGCTGCGGCCCAGGCCGAGTTAGCCGTAGCCAAATCAGCAGCGTTGGCCGCTCAAGCAGTCGCCGTTGGCAACTTTCAGTTGCTAGTGGAACGTCTCGATGGTGTGGATGGCTCTGGTTTGCAGGGAGCTGCGCAGAGCCTTGTTGATCAGCTCGGTGATGGTGGTGCGGTGGTGATCGGCGGTCTTCCGGACCCTGCCGATCAGGGCAAGGTGATTCTGGTGGCGGCCTTCGGGAAAGACGTAATTGCTGCCAAGCTCCAGGCCGGCAAGTTCATTGGTGGGATCGCCAAGCTCTGCGGCGGCGGCGGCGGTGGGCGTCCCAACCTGGCTCAGGCTGGTGGCAGAGATGGGGCCTCATTGGATGCGGCCCTAACAGCTGCTCGAGCAGAACTTGAGTCTGTTTTTCGGAACTGTTGA
- a CDS encoding DEAD/DEAH box helicase produces the protein MSLLHATWLPAIRTPSSSGRAALLVWADTWRVADPLGPGATPALHPFTLSAEDLRAWLTERDLLPDGIIDATACLTLPSRSVKPRRPRGSAAATPSSEEQPPWCGLPLQAGEPIPKTTEWWPWQVQGLAIEPMAATAWLAKLPLSGHHPDLADELRWWSHMQRWALSLVARGRWLPQVELSRGEGYPHRARWVPLLNREEDRRRLEDLAARLPLVATCALPWREPTGKRSNRITRLRPEAMRAANPVACCRPRSGRLRVATLLEDLVDAQLRKGFHPDDEGLDPLLCAWENALSSETGVIDLNDEDAERLATASHHWREGVAGNVAAARACLELATPNEGEELWDLRFYLQAEADPTLKVPAGAAWAAGPEGLQLGEIPVEHPGEVLLEGMGRALTVFEPIERGLDSATPEAMQLTPAEAFVLVRTAARQLRDVGVGVDLPPSLSGGLASRLGLAIKAELPKRSRGFTLGENLDWNWELMIGGVTLTLRELERLAGKRSPLVRHKGAWIELRPNDLKNAERFCAANPDLSLDDALRLTASEGDTLMRLPVHAFDAGPRLQGVLEQYHQQKAPDPLPAPEGFCGQLRPYQERGLGWLAFLHRFDQGACLADDMGLGKTIQLLAFLQHLKMEQELKRPVLLVAPTSVLTNWKREAAAFTPELTVHEHYGPKRPSTPAALKKALKDVDLVLTSYGLLQRDSELLESFDWQGTVIDEAQAIKNPSAKQSQAARDLARTRKGSRFRIALTGTPVENRVSELWALMDFLNPNVLGEEEFFRQRYRMPIERYGDMSSLRDLKSRVGPFILRRLKTDKAIISDLPEKVELSEWVGLSKEQKSLYAKTVENTLDAIARAPRGKRHGQVLGLLTRLKQICNHPALALKEEVAGDDFLQRSVKLQRLEEILEEVIAAGDRALLFTQFAEWGHLLQGYLQRRWRSEVPFLSGSTSKGERQAMVDRFQEDPRGPQLFLLSLKAGGVGLNLTRASHVFHIDRWWNPAVENQATDRAYRIGQTNRVMVHKFITSGSVEEKIDRMIREKSRLAEDIVGSGEEWLGGFDMGQLKELVSLEDNETRNP, from the coding sequence ATGAGCCTGCTGCACGCCACCTGGCTACCCGCCATCCGCACTCCCAGCAGCTCCGGAAGGGCTGCTTTGCTGGTATGGGCTGACACCTGGCGTGTGGCCGACCCCCTCGGCCCCGGGGCCACACCCGCCCTTCATCCGTTCACCCTGAGCGCGGAGGATCTGCGCGCCTGGCTCACAGAGCGCGATTTGCTTCCGGACGGAATCATCGATGCGACCGCATGCCTCACCCTGCCGAGCCGCAGTGTGAAACCACGGCGGCCCCGTGGCTCAGCTGCCGCCACCCCCTCATCAGAAGAGCAGCCCCCTTGGTGCGGGCTGCCGCTGCAAGCCGGCGAACCGATCCCGAAAACCACCGAGTGGTGGCCATGGCAGGTGCAGGGGCTGGCGATCGAACCGATGGCCGCCACGGCATGGCTGGCCAAGCTTCCACTGTCAGGCCATCACCCTGATCTGGCCGATGAGTTGCGCTGGTGGAGTCACATGCAGCGATGGGCCCTCAGTCTTGTGGCTAGGGGGCGCTGGCTGCCCCAGGTGGAATTGAGCCGAGGTGAGGGGTATCCACACCGGGCCCGCTGGGTCCCGCTTCTCAATCGAGAGGAAGACCGGCGCCGCCTGGAGGACCTTGCCGCCCGTCTGCCCCTGGTTGCCACGTGTGCGTTGCCCTGGAGAGAGCCCACAGGAAAGCGCAGCAATCGCATCACCAGGCTGCGCCCAGAGGCCATGCGCGCTGCCAATCCCGTGGCCTGCTGTCGTCCCCGCAGCGGTCGATTGCGGGTGGCCACATTGCTGGAGGATCTGGTAGATGCCCAGCTGCGCAAGGGCTTCCATCCCGATGACGAGGGGCTCGACCCCCTGCTCTGCGCCTGGGAAAACGCCCTGAGTTCGGAGACCGGGGTGATCGATCTGAATGATGAAGATGCCGAACGCCTTGCCACGGCGAGCCACCACTGGCGCGAGGGAGTGGCTGGCAATGTGGCGGCTGCCAGGGCCTGCCTTGAACTCGCCACACCGAACGAGGGGGAAGAGCTCTGGGATCTGCGCTTCTATCTGCAGGCCGAAGCCGATCCAACGCTGAAGGTACCGGCCGGAGCAGCCTGGGCCGCTGGACCCGAAGGCCTTCAACTCGGGGAGATTCCTGTGGAGCATCCCGGTGAGGTGCTGCTCGAAGGCATGGGGCGTGCTCTCACGGTGTTCGAACCAATCGAACGGGGCCTGGATAGCGCCACGCCGGAAGCGATGCAGCTCACCCCGGCGGAAGCCTTCGTGCTGGTGCGCACCGCCGCCCGTCAGCTCCGGGACGTGGGCGTTGGTGTGGATCTCCCTCCCAGCCTCTCGGGAGGCCTGGCCAGCCGCCTCGGTCTGGCGATCAAGGCCGAACTACCCAAACGCTCGCGGGGGTTCACCCTTGGGGAAAATCTCGACTGGAACTGGGAGCTGATGATCGGGGGCGTCACCCTGACGCTGCGGGAGCTGGAACGGCTGGCCGGCAAGCGCAGCCCCTTGGTGCGCCACAAGGGGGCCTGGATCGAACTCAGGCCCAATGATCTCAAAAATGCAGAACGATTCTGTGCCGCCAATCCTGATCTGAGCCTGGACGATGCCCTTCGCCTGACGGCCAGCGAAGGGGACACGCTGATGCGCCTCCCCGTTCATGCCTTTGATGCTGGCCCTCGCCTTCAAGGGGTGTTGGAGCAATACCACCAGCAGAAAGCACCGGATCCACTTCCTGCGCCCGAGGGTTTCTGCGGTCAGCTTCGCCCTTACCAGGAACGAGGCCTGGGCTGGCTGGCCTTCCTGCACCGCTTCGATCAGGGAGCCTGCCTCGCCGACGACATGGGCCTGGGCAAGACGATCCAGCTGCTGGCCTTCCTCCAGCACCTGAAGATGGAACAAGAACTGAAACGGCCGGTGCTGCTGGTGGCTCCCACCTCCGTGCTCACCAACTGGAAACGGGAAGCCGCGGCCTTCACCCCCGAGCTCACAGTGCATGAGCACTACGGCCCCAAACGACCCTCCACCCCAGCAGCACTGAAAAAAGCCCTGAAAGACGTTGACCTGGTGCTCACCAGCTACGGGCTTCTGCAAAGAGACAGTGAACTGCTTGAAAGTTTCGACTGGCAGGGAACCGTGATCGATGAAGCTCAGGCGATCAAGAACCCTTCGGCCAAGCAAAGCCAGGCAGCCCGTGATCTGGCTCGCACCCGCAAGGGCTCCAGGTTCCGCATTGCCCTCACTGGCACACCGGTTGAAAACAGAGTGAGCGAGCTCTGGGCCCTGATGGATTTCCTCAATCCGAACGTGCTCGGCGAAGAGGAATTTTTCCGGCAGCGCTACCGCATGCCGATCGAACGCTATGGCGATATGTCGTCGCTTCGCGATCTCAAGTCGCGGGTGGGACCATTCATTCTGCGGCGCTTGAAAACCGACAAGGCGATCATCTCCGACCTCCCCGAAAAAGTGGAGCTGAGTGAATGGGTGGGGCTGAGCAAGGAACAGAAGTCCCTTTACGCGAAAACCGTGGAGAACACCCTCGATGCCATCGCCCGAGCTCCCCGAGGCAAGCGTCACGGCCAGGTGCTGGGACTGCTGACGCGCCTCAAACAGATCTGCAATCACCCGGCTCTGGCCTTAAAGGAAGAGGTGGCAGGCGACGACTTCCTGCAGCGATCGGTGAAGCTGCAGCGGCTCGAAGAGATTCTCGAAGAGGTGATTGCAGCGGGGGATCGAGCCCTGCTGTTCACCCAGTTCGCGGAATGGGGGCATCTGCTGCAGGGCTACCTGCAACGCCGCTGGCGCAGCGAGGTGCCGTTCCTGAGCGGCAGCACTAGCAAAGGAGAACGTCAGGCCATGGTGGATCGCTTCCAGGAAGACCCGCGCGGCCCCCAGCTGTTCCTGTTGTCCCTCAAAGCCGGCGGTGTGGGATTGAACCTGACCCGGGCCAGCCACGTGTTCCACATCGACCGCTGGTGGAATCCTGCAGTTGAAAACCAGGCCACTGACCGTGCTTACCGGATTGGCCAGACCAATCGGGTGATGGTGCATAAGTTCATCACCAGTGGCTCAGTGGAAGAGAAGATCGACCGGATGATCCGGGAGAAGTCCAGACTGGCGGAAGACATCGTGGGCTCCGGCGAGGAGTGGCTCGGTGGCTTCGACATGGGCCAACTCAAGGAGCTGGTGAGCCTCGAGGACAACGAAACACGCAACCCATGA
- a CDS encoding CHASE2 domain-containing protein: MKGPSHLRWIRRHGATLLLSGLVATAGGFGRDWLSRIDLRFAGWVQETRGPRSAPNDVVIVAIDDFSLQQAANADLSEDPLLQRLNQWPWPRSVHARVLNRLFEAGASTVGFDLLFEAPSSHGTADDAAFAKALRRHRDRVVLGVQVLSSRGPVAGMSMLDLTPSLQLASKPLNRGLLNGSPDGDGVIRKRPGNSAVEMRQHLGSAVPDGLAVALLKRQDAEVDLKARPSDLLDPYGPPGTIPTLSIWEILDANAFTAIKSSGLITDTTVLVGPTAAVFQDLHPAVFSGAQGMPGVELHATEVANRLENRSLRWVPAPPGWNLLVAMIVLFAGIAASRLERPLPRLGLLLAASGILVMAGAGLIVWGGLLLPVLGPAGSLALTGIVSSTDATVRLQWQRRRLRRTLGRYLSPAVAAEIADQPEEADQLLGGKLMDVVILMSDIRGFTAFTQAMTEQGKVKQLVDRLNTYFSEVVDAVHSEEGTVDKFIGDAVLAVFGAPLQKTRRSNVLAAVKTAIALQERLADLNRAWIAEGQQPWNQVVVLSYGWVVSGNIGCASRMDYTVIGDAVNTASRLEAIAKQCGQTIVISSAVAEQLPDDWPMLELGTFPIRGQHDQRVFALITDTREDTPPDRDQYQQSEADG; this comes from the coding sequence GTGAAAGGGCCAAGCCATCTCCGTTGGATTCGCCGTCATGGCGCGACGCTACTGCTCAGTGGATTGGTCGCGACTGCCGGAGGGTTCGGCCGGGATTGGTTGAGCCGCATAGACCTGCGCTTTGCCGGCTGGGTTCAGGAGACCCGTGGCCCTCGGAGCGCACCAAACGATGTGGTGATCGTGGCCATCGATGACTTCAGCCTCCAGCAAGCGGCCAACGCCGACCTCAGCGAAGACCCTCTACTTCAACGCCTGAACCAATGGCCCTGGCCCAGAAGCGTGCACGCGAGGGTGCTGAACCGTCTGTTCGAAGCGGGTGCCTCCACAGTTGGCTTTGATCTTCTGTTCGAAGCACCCAGCAGCCATGGGACGGCCGACGATGCAGCGTTTGCCAAGGCCTTACGGCGCCATCGCGACCGGGTGGTCCTGGGCGTGCAAGTGCTGAGCAGCCGCGGCCCCGTGGCAGGCATGTCCATGTTGGATCTCACGCCGAGCCTTCAATTAGCGAGCAAGCCACTGAACCGAGGCCTGCTCAATGGATCTCCTGATGGGGACGGAGTGATCAGGAAGCGACCTGGAAACAGCGCTGTGGAGATGCGCCAGCACTTGGGCTCAGCCGTACCGGACGGGCTCGCGGTGGCGTTGCTCAAGCGGCAGGACGCCGAGGTCGACCTCAAGGCCAGGCCATCCGACCTGTTGGATCCCTATGGACCTCCTGGAACGATTCCAACACTCTCGATCTGGGAAATTCTCGACGCGAACGCCTTCACCGCGATCAAGAGCAGTGGCCTGATCACCGATACCACGGTTCTCGTGGGACCGACGGCAGCTGTGTTTCAAGACCTCCATCCAGCCGTCTTCTCAGGTGCACAAGGCATGCCTGGCGTGGAATTGCATGCCACGGAAGTCGCCAACCGCCTTGAAAATCGATCTCTTCGCTGGGTGCCTGCGCCACCGGGCTGGAATCTATTGGTGGCGATGATTGTGCTCTTTGCAGGCATTGCAGCATCACGCCTGGAACGCCCCCTCCCTCGCCTTGGATTGCTCTTGGCAGCCTCGGGGATCCTCGTGATGGCGGGCGCAGGGCTGATCGTGTGGGGTGGTTTGTTGCTTCCTGTTCTGGGCCCCGCAGGCAGCTTGGCGCTGACAGGCATTGTCTCCAGCACCGACGCAACAGTTCGTCTGCAATGGCAACGACGAAGGCTGCGACGAACACTGGGTCGTTATCTCTCTCCCGCAGTCGCCGCAGAAATCGCCGATCAGCCCGAGGAGGCGGATCAACTGTTAGGCGGGAAATTAATGGATGTGGTGATCCTGATGAGCGACATCCGTGGATTCACGGCGTTCACCCAGGCGATGACCGAACAGGGCAAGGTGAAACAGCTTGTCGATCGTCTTAATACCTATTTCAGCGAGGTGGTGGATGCTGTGCACTCAGAAGAAGGCACGGTCGACAAATTCATCGGAGATGCGGTGCTCGCCGTGTTTGGAGCACCACTGCAGAAAACGCGCCGCTCGAACGTGCTGGCTGCAGTCAAAACAGCGATCGCACTGCAGGAAAGACTCGCTGATCTCAATCGTGCCTGGATTGCTGAAGGGCAACAACCCTGGAATCAGGTTGTGGTCCTCAGCTACGGCTGGGTTGTGAGTGGCAACATCGGCTGCGCCAGTCGTATGGACTACACCGTGATCGGCGATGCAGTGAACACAGCCAGCCGATTGGAAGCGATTGCCAAGCAATGTGGTCAGACGATTGTGATCAGTTCTGCCGTGGCAGAACAACTACCCGACGACTGGCCCATGCTGGAACTAGGGACATTTCCGATCCGTGGCCAGCATGATCAACGAGTGTTCGCACTCATAACTGACACTCGGGAGGACACCCCACCAGACAGAGATCAGTATCAACAATCAGAAGCCGATGGTTGA